The stretch of DNA ACTCGATATTCACTTAATCGATCGAAATCAGACATTAATGATCTACATTTCGGGATAACTAATATGACGCAACTCACCGGAAAAGCATTTATATAAGGATGCTGTTGTTTGCTGGGCTGCAATCATCAACGGACTGCGTTTGCCTGAAATAACAACATCAAGCATAGGAATTCCCAATAGTTGTGCTTTTATTTCTTTTGTCAAATGACTATAATCTTCACTCTGGTGCATAATTTTGATTACCTGTTGATCTATATACGGCCGATAAGGTTCCATCATATCGTCTGCCAGGCAATAGGCATTGTAGCGATTATGATGATGAATTCCTAAGGTAGGAAGCAATCCACTGCCCACCAGTGCACGGGCAATCACCGCCCGTAGAATCGCATAACCATAGTTGAGAAGATTATTTGGAGGCTCTCCCTCTCTGCCGCGCACGAACATTGGAATATCAGGGAAGAGGTGACGCCAATAATATGCAGCTGCACGAGCTTCGATATTATCAGGATCTCCGCTGCGTACACCCTCTGCCCACACCTTCATTCCTTTCTCTTCTTTTCCCGTCACCTGCCGCAATACATAAGCTTGGTCGCATATTTTCTGCTTAACAGTCTGTTGCCACAGTTGTTTTTTCAACGGGAGAGATGCGTCAAGTTGGTCGCGGAACCGCTCATTTTACGTAGTATTCCCCGTAAGAGGCAGCAATAAACCCACCGGCATGCTACGCTGGTCGCATGTAATGACGGCTGCATTATTTTCCAGCAGGGCTTCAAGTACACCGGATGTAATCGTAATACGACGGTTGTCGAGAACCACCACCCCGATATCTTCTATCGGGATGGTGCGTTCCGACTCTTTCTTGAAGCTCTCTGTCAGCGTCTCATTCGTCTCAATCTCGGGAAAACGGATGAGTAATTGCGCATCCCGCAGACTTAAATAAGCGGGATTACTGAAACAAACGTCTTCTTAATCATCTTCCAAAAATTTAATCATTAACAATTTCACCTAGTAGATCTATCTTTATTTTATGTGGGTTTTTATCAAAGAAAGCCTGAAAACTTTGAATATTAAAGAATCTCTTGTCTGGTTTATTCATTCTTTTTGAGTCGAATATAGTCGTTGTAGCGAGGCAAAAACGATAAACCATACTTGAAATATTTTGTACGACATAGAGATTTTTCCCCAATGCAATATAGTCTTTTTCAGCCATCGCACGTTGATAATCGTCTTCCTCCATTCCTAAAATAAAAGATTCATTCTTTTGCATGCTTACAACAAATGTCCATTCAGGTTCAGGAAATGTTTCTAAAACAGATGGTGGGATTTGTTGTTGCGAACCGTTAGAAATTGCTTCCCATAATGTTGAAGGTTGCTCTATAATAACAGGAATACCATACCTCTTCCTATTTACTGCTTGCCAGAAAGTAACGATGATTTCATGATAATTCCCCTGCCTGTCTCTATAAATTGCAACATGATGGTTATTTCCTGTTTTTACAAAACCAATAGCTTGCCCTTTTTCATTATAACGTAGAGGCACTACTGCAGACAGTCCGGTACGACATCGTACAGATTTGATAGGAATCTTACAAGCATCATCAGCATATAATGGATGATCGTCTAAATTTCTCAGATTGTTCAATGCCTTTTTGGGATCATTTCTATAGTCTTTACCCTCAGGAAATCCAATATTAAGACGTTGCTTGATTCGGTTTCTTATATTTCCATCAACAATACTCATAAGTGTATTCGCAATATCGTCTTTTACCTTAACCTCATCTAATCCCGTTTTTCTATTGGGTTTGATTGTTTCTTCATAAGTCTCCTTCCCGGTAAAGACAAATCCTACAGCGCCCACTCCTAATTTATATTTTAGAACATAGCTCGGGTTCAAATCTCCTTGGATTTTAATCTTTCCATACACAGAATCTTCATGCAACACACCTCTTGGAATAAGAATTCCTCTTTGAACCACTTCCCTTTTCCTTTTAGAGTACACTGCTCGAGTTCCCGGAGAAGTAATTTTTCTATTGACTTTATAAGATACCAACGTCTTTGCAATCGCCCTTTGAACTTCTTCTACACTAAAATGTTTCAATTCACGCAGCCATTGTTCTAACAAAGAATAATCATCCCGCCATTCCTTTTTTTCACTTTCCACTTCTTGATACATCTCATCACGACATGTATTCAACGTATTAAGGCGCTGAATCACAGATTGTTTTGTCATAGCAATAACCAAGGCATCTATGGCATGATGGCGATGATCCAAACGTTTACTCCAACCAGAGATTACCTCTCTCTCATGCTTGCTACCTCGATGTTCAAACTGAACGATTTCAGTAAGTCCGCCTTGTTTATATCGATTAAAGTTCAACTGATGTAAGATAGTATCATACCCCCAAGTATGTCTGATAAAACTGGTGACATGACCTGATGTTGCCGTTACATCATAACAAATCTTTTTCAGCAACTCCATTGCTTTTCGGGAAATATACTGTGTCTGTCTGAGATCTCTATTTATAAAATCCTGTGGTATATCTTCTGATTTCATTAAGAGTCGATCCATTTTTGTCTTGCTTATTTTTCCCTCGTCATAAAGCATTTTAACTACATTTAAGTAGACTTCAAACCGCTCTTCACCCAGTGAACTTACATACTCATAAGCAGTTCTCCGCCCTTTCTTTCTATTGCACTCTCTGCAAGAGCATGTTTTATTTGAATAGCTATTATCAAAGAGCAAGGCCTTAGGAATAATGTGTTCTGTTTCTACTTCTCCTCCACGTAAAAATTCATTCAGATTAATTCCGTTACCACAATACATACATCTCTCTCCTGTCTCTTTCCAAAGACGATACCTTTCCAATCGATTTTTAGTAGGGGGTATTTCCTTCTCTTCTAAAATCTTACTATCTCTTTTCTTCTCTTTCTCCCGAGCGGCAATACCATCACTCATCAATTTTCGCTCCTCTTTACTTTGTTTTAATTCACGCGCAAGCTCCACTCTAATCGTGTCAGGCCTACCGTATTTAAGAATAATAGCATTGACTACATTAATCATCTGATTAAGAATTTTCTCTACAATGGGTTGTCGAAGTTCATTCTTACGGATAGGAGGCAGTTTGTCTAATAGCGTTCTTTGCATATTTTCTTCCTTCGTCAAGCTGTTCGAATGATTGATTCCGATATATTCACATGCCTCATTATACTTCAATCCTGCCTGCAAGTAAGGCAAAAGACGCCTGATCACTTTTACAGATTTATTGCCGTAACCATCTTTCGTAAAATCTATATTATACAACATATTTATAGTTGTATCATCCTCTATCCTAAAGTTTTTCCGCAGAGTGTCTCTCAACTGTTTTTTATCCTTAATAGAGTATATCGCATGCCATAAACGGTACAAAGGCTGTTCGATACAATCCGGATTCACAACTTGCAACAACTCTCCCGTCACCTCATCGCATACAACGGTTGACAGGTTATTCAACTCGAATCTCAACAATTTCTCACTATCCTCAATTCCTTCAAGAGCCTTTTGTAGTTGAACAAATGTTTTATTGCCCTTAAGCCCTCTTTTTATCGCATCATTGGCAGACCATCCATCTCGTTTACTAATCCCGAGAATCTTGTAAAGCACAGTCAGTCTGAGTATTTCATGCGTATTTAAATAATTAAAGAGTTCTCTTTTCTGGGCAAGAGTAATTTCTAACTCCTCACCTTTCTTATTACGTAAAGAAATATTATTCACTTCCTCCCATATCTTCTCTATCTGATAGAGAGGATTAGACTTAGCTGCCACCTTAGGTCCATTATAGAAAACCTTTCCTTTTTCATCCTTATAGGGCTTTCTTTCAAAGTCACACACAGAGACAAGGTGTTTACACGACTTGCCATGCCTTTGATAAAAGATAATATAATTGCGCAATTTGTCAATCACTTTATCTGTAAGTAGCTCTGGGTAAAAATTTCTCTGACATTCTATCACTCGGTCAAACTCCTCTTCATAAGCCTCACGAGGAAACACCTGATCTTTGATTCGGAAAGTATAGAAAACTCCTTTCTCCGAAGTAACAGCAGTTTCTTTCAATTTCAAAGCAAAATATTGACCAATCGTTTGCTGCTGTTCTTGTATCATAAGATACCGTGCATTGACCGCTTTTACATATTCTTTTTGCTTACTATCTGAAGAAACATCCGACTTTGCGTGTTTATAGCCCCGTCTCTGGTTGATATGATATAACACTCTACCTATCTCACCCAAAGACAGTTTCACACCTTCTGTAGCTGCATTTGCCCGCAACTGCCACAAATCAAGTACAGGTAGTTTGATTAATGCTTCATTAGGCATCATCCCCAAGTGTCTTAACTCAGCTGTCAGAGCCTCTCGTCGTTGCACATATCTAAAATAACCTTTACGAATTGTCTTTGCCTTGGTCTTTTTCTGATTTAAAGTACAAGTTGCACCTGTGGCAAATTCTTTTGAATTGTCTGGATCTATAGATACAATTCTCTCCCCTAACGCCAGAATTTTTATGGGTTCACCATCATCTGTCGTAAAGATAAGTGCCCATCCTATAGAGGCAACACCTAAATCTAAGCCTAGAATTATTTTCATCTTTCTTCTATTTTATTTGGTTGATTATTTCCAAAGCATTATATTTGCATCAGTTTTCAAGCAAATCACAATAAGGATTATTCCGTTGTGAGAACATTTAGGGTGGGGCAAGACAACTTGTCTCGCCTTGTTTTGTATCTGTACACAAGAGGTTTTATCTCCCATTCTATTATAGATTCGGCCAATTGATGCAGACTTCTGCAAATATAGTCTTTATATCTTGCATCGCAAAGAGGTTGTCAAGATGTTGTCATCTCTCAGAAGTCCCTTCTCCAGCTCTCATCGTCGGGTTTGCAAAAGCTTAGCTTTTGTGCTGCGTTTTCTTAGCTTTTGCCGTGCATTTTCTTAGCTTTTGCACCTCAAAAGCTAAGAGATGGCAGAGTGTTCGATCCATCGTGAACATCAAGACCTTACCAACAGACATGAAAAAAGGTGGCAGAGCCACCTTCTTCACTGTTTAATCTATTCGCTAATCAAGCTGTATCACACAGCCTTTTATCTTTCGTCGTCGGCCCATCGGCAGACTGTTAGAGTCTGCTGCGTACCGACCGACAAGGCATTTTTACTGATGTGCGCAGGAGCACTCTTCCAAAAAGGCAGAGATCATCCAAACGTTTTTCTCCTGTCCGGCCAGGAAGTCGTCCATCAAACCTACCGTTACCTCATCCTCTGCCTCAGAAGCGAGCTCCACGATGTGGCGTTCTTGCTTGATGAGTACAGCCAAACTGTCGAGCACCCTACGCATTCCGTCGCCGCCAGCAGGTGTAAAGCCATCTTCTTTCAGCGTAGCCACCTTGAGATATTCGCTGAAACGGTTCTCGGGAGTTCCTCCCAACTGCAAGATACGCTCGGCAATCTCGTCCACTTTCTCGGCGGCGTCGTTGTAATAGCCCTCATATTTAGCATGCAACTGGAAGAAACCTTTTCCTTTTACGTTCCAGTGCAGTCCGCGAAGGTTGGCATAAAAAACTTGGTAGTCGGCCAACAGCTGGTTCAAAGCTACTACTACATGGCTCACTTTCTTCTCGTCGAGAGATAAATAATTCGTTGTTCTCATTTCTAATTCCTTTCTTTATTAAAGAATGATCCTTTTATTTCTGATTACTGCTGCAAAGATAGTGCAAGGATGGAATAGGTACCAAACGATAGTTCCTATTTTTAGATAGAAATTTTCTATCCCTTTTCCAATGCACTTTGAGAGGAATGAAAAGCAGGAAGACCTTAACTCAGCTTGCCCGAAGGGGGTAACGACTTGACGATGATCTCGCGTTTGGCGGCCGTCTCGAGCACTTTCGCCGCCACAGCCTTGATGTCTGCAGGCGTGAGTGTCGAGAAGACGGGCTCAACGGCGGCACTCTCGGCGGGCGTTATCATCTCGCCCGACTCGGCATAAACGTTCAACAACCCCATCCATAGCTGCGGATTGGCGGCCGAATCATTGCCCGGTGGCGTCTGTTCGTCTACGGCCAGCGGAACAACCGCTGCTTTGAACTCGTCTTGAGAGAAACGTCCCTGCCGCACATCGTCAAGTATTTGATGCACCAATGCCAGCACTTCGTCTGCCTGTTGACGCGAGGTGGACAGGTGCAGACTGAGCGTTTCGCTCGGCGCGGGCTGCGAAGTGTAGTCGGCTTTCACACCAACGGTATAGGTGGCGTGGCGTTTTTCGCGTAGCTCTTCAAAATATCGATTCTCCAAAAGGGCACGCAACACTTCGAAAGCAGCCTGCTCTTTGTCGGTGAGTCGCAACGTATGGGTGTAAGAGAGTTCGATTTCGGCCATGTCGCCGTCCAGTTCTGCGGTGAAAGTTCGATTGATTTCACGTTCTTTCGAGGCAAAATTCATCGGCACGGCCTTGGGTTTCGGCACGCGGGCATCGCCTTTCAGCGAGGCGATATAACGTGTCACCCACTGTCGGGCCTGAGCCTCGGACACGTCGCCCACAAGACAATAGGTGAAATGAGCTGCGTTGCCATAGTGCCGATTGAACATTTCGGCAAGCCGTTCGTAGCGCATCGCGTCGAAGAAAGCCTCATCTTGTTCGGGATTGGCAGCACTGGCGGGAAACAACAGTCGACGAATCGAATCCTGCACGGCCTCCATTCCCGTGAGGTTTCGATTGCGATAGAGATACTTACTGCGTTGAACATACTTCTCAAAGACACTCTTCGAGAAGTTCTGACGCGCCAACACCAAGTGCAAATAGCCGAAGAATGCATCGGCATCGGCCACCGATGTGTTGCCGCCAATGCCGTTACTGTAGTCGCCAGGCGAAAGACTGAGTTCGAAATCCTTACCCTGCAACCACGAAGCCAGTTGGTTTCGGTTGTAATTGGCTACACCAGTTTGCATCAAAAGAGCGCGCATGGCGGTATAGTCGGCCACATCTTGCGGAGCAACAGCCGAGCGTCCGCCCTCCGAAGAGCCCGCAAAGAAGATGCGTCCTTTGGCTTCGGGCAAATATTTGTAAAGCACCCGCGCACCATTGCTAAGTAACCACTCTTTCGTTCCGAGCTTTTTGAGGTCTTTTTCGGCCGTAATCTTTCCCGGAACAAGGGTCGAGAGGTCGAGCCGAGCTAAGGTTTCCACCTGCGGTTCGCTTGCTTGTTTCATCTGCTTGGCAGCAGCCAGCGCAGTCAGGAAGGCGGATTGAGTGATGTTCATCTCGTCGGGTGTACGCGAATAGGTCACGAAAGCAAGGTTGTTATCGTCGAGCAGACTGTGCATCCAAGCATTGATATCCTCCACTTCGAGCTCTACCAGTACCTCGAGATTGTGCTGAATCTGCTCGCGAAAGTCGGTGATGGGCGTGCCATAGAGGAAGTTTTGCCGGCAGAGGTCCATCACATTGTCGGGCGTTCCGAGGCCTTTCGCCTCCAAAGCCTCCTTCATTCCCTTATACATCTCGGCCTTTTGGGCTTCGAACTCCTGCCTACCGAATCCCTCTTTGCCCAAAGCAGCCCGCACGGAAAGCATCTGTTGCAGAGCCTCCTCGGTCTGTTGGGCATAGGGAACCACGTCGAACGCCACCTGATTGTTATCCCTCACCAGCGGAGAATAGCTCACCGAGGCAGCGATGAAAGCCTCTTTGTCGGCATTTTTAAGTCTTGCGAAGCGGCGCGGAGCCAACTTGTTGAACATCTGTGCAAAGAGAAATCGGCGTGTCCGTTCATCAGTCGAAACCTCGTTGCGCACCTCTTTGCGTTGATAAAGGCCGAAAGAGGGAGCCGTATTCTCACGGTCGACGAAGCGCATATACAGCGGTTGGGCGTTAGGAGCAATGCGTCGCGCCTCTGCATCGTAAGGAGTGGGCTTGTCGGGCAGCGTCGATAGCACCTGCTTAAGTTTGTTTTCGGTGGCATCGAGGTCAACATCGCCGATGACAGCAACGAACTGAAGCCGAGGCCGATACCACTTATCGTAAAATCGCCGCACGTCTTTCGCCGTGAAAGCGTGCAGCCGCTGCTCGCTGCCGATGACATTTCGCTGTGCATAGAGCGAGCCATTGTACACCACGCGGGCGATACTGTCGGTCAGTCGGCGGTCGATTCCTTCGCGTCTGCGCCACTCTTCGAGGATGATGCCTCGTTCTTTCTCCACATCGGCAGGCTGAATCTTGATGCCATGACACCAATCTTTGAGCAGCAGAAACATCTGATCGAGCACCTCCGGACGATCCACCGGAACGTTGTGCACGGCATAACGCGTATCGTCGAGCCCGGTATAGGCCTCGAAGTCGCTGAGATTATTTTTCCGAAGCCAAGTCATCACGCCTTGGGGGAAGTGGTCTGTGGCGTTGAAGGCCAGGTGTTCCAACACGTGGGCCAGACCTATCTCGTCGTTCTTCTCGAGCACAGCCCCCACATTCTGATACAGATAAAACTGCGCTTCACCAGGTGTACTGCCGTCGTTATAGATATAATAAGTAAGCCCATTGGGCAGTTTGCCCTGCCGCAGGGCCCGGTTGGCAGCACCGGCAGCCACCGAAAGCACGGCCAACAGCAGTGTGCAGACCGCTCTGCCCCAGGCTTTGGCCCTATGATTGTGGATTGTTTTCATCGTTATTCCTTTCTCGTTCCTCAACAAGTGCACTTTTTCGCCATGGCCATGCTCAAGCAAACTGAGCATGACTCATTTGACTTGACGAAAACGTTCTTATTTTTCCAACAGTTCCAAGGTGGCCAGTTTCTGTTTGATAGCCCCCTGAACCATGGCCTGGGGCATCTCCATTCCCTCCATACGAAGCGACTCTGCGAAGCCTTGATTGTAGTATTCGCGCGCCTTGGTATAATCTTTCAGTTCGCGATAAGAGTCGCCTATCATCACAAGATAGTTGACACGCTCCATCACAGCATCGTCTCCTTGCAGGGCTTTCTCCACCCATTGGATGGCCTGGCGGTGGTTTTCGGGCGTGAGTTTCTTGCCGGCAGCCATGTAAAGATCCTGTGCTGCCTTGCCATAGTCGGTGGGACGGGCGTTGGCACCCAACTTCGAGAGCAACGTCTGCATGGCTTTGACATAGCCTTTCACGTCTTTATTCTTATACAAATTGTAGAGAGCGTCGTAGTAGAGTTGTGCCCGGTCGTAGGGAGAGATAGCCTCCAAGCCCACCACAGCATAGGCATCTTTGTAGGCACCCTTGATTTTCTCGACACAATCCTTATACTTCAGGTCGCCGTCCTTGGCCAAATCTTCGGCCCAAGCGTCGTTGGCCATCACCACATAGTAGGCCGCAGGGTCGCCCACGGCAGCCTTCCAAGCCGGCAGATGCTGGCAGATGAAATCCACCATCTCCTGTTTGTGTGCCTTGTCTTCATCCCCTTCGAGGGTATAGATGATGAGATAATCGTTTTTATTGATGAGTTTCTCGCCCTTTTTGGCGGCGATATACGTCTTGTAGAGTTTCTGAATGCGCGTGGCCCACTTGTCTGCATCCATGCCTTCTTGTGCTGCCAGGAAGTTGGGCGCTTTGAGCAGAAGTTGCTGTTGGAGGTCGAGATCGGCAGGATTTTTCTTATATCCGTCATAGAGTTGCTCGAAACTGATGCTCTCTCCGGCCACAATCTTGGCCGCTTCGAGCAGTTCTTCGCGGTTCATAGCCCCCACATTCACAGCCAGGGCCTTACCGTCTGGCGCAATGAAAGCCACCGTTGGGTAGGCCTCCACCTTGTATTGCTTGGCGATCTCAACGTTTCCGGGCTTCTCGGCATCCACCTGCAACGAGATGAAATGCGCGTTGAAGTAGGCCCCCACCTCTTCCTGTGTGAACACTTCTTTAGCCATGTGCTTGCAGGGAACGCACCACACGGCGTAGAAATCGACAAAGAGCGGTTTGTTTTGTTTGTTTGCTTCGACCAGAGCCTCGGCGAAACTGCCTTTGAAGAAGCGGATTCCCTTGTCGGAATCCTCTGCCTTTGCCACCAAGGCGACAAAGAGCAATAACAGTAATATGAGCTTTTTCATACGTTAAGTATTGAGTTGCAAAGGTGTGGATGTCCCGAGAAGAGCGGTTTCATCCGGGGCTTTTCAGACACGCCTCGCAAGTGTTTGATTTTCAGTTGCTTATAAAACACTTTCTCATCTCTTAGCTTTTGCATCGCGTTTCCTTAGCTTTTGAACTGCATTTTCTTAGCTTTTGCAGGTCGTTTTCTTAGCTTTTGCACATCCCAAGCGGAGAGATGGAAAGGAGAATCAGTCTTCTTGCTCTTTCACGACGATGGTGAACACGTTTTTAAGCAAGGCCGAATGATCGTCGTTAAACACCTTGATGGAGATGTTGTAACGCCCGTTGGGAATCTCGGCCACGCCTTTTTGGAAGAGCAACACCAGGCCGCCATCCACTTTGAGATAGCCTTTGCTCACCATTTGTTCGAACCGGGCCGAGTCGCCGCCCTCTGTTGCCGTCACGCCGGCATAGACATAGTTCACCGGATTGGTGCCGGCCACGCCCTGGATGCGGGTGGAAACCCAAGGCAACTGGTTGCGATAACGATCGCTCGAGGGGTCGAGCGTGCGGTAAACGGCCAGCGTGTCGGGAGCGAAAGAGGCACCCTTGGTGCGTAGATAGCCTACAGCCATTCTACTGCAAGCGGTCAGTGTGAGAAGGATGACAAGGACTGCCAGGAGCCTTGTGCCAGAAAGTTGTATCTTTTTCATCGCGTTAAAAGTCGTTGAGTCTAAAATTATAGTCGAGCGAATGCACCACTCCCGTGAGCGTCTGGATGTTGCTTGAGGCCACATGGCTCTCTTTGGTGGTGGCGGGAGAGACGAGATAGATCTGCAGCGGACCGGCTCCCACTACGCCGTTATAGGTGTCGCGGAAGGTGTAAATCCACAGTTTCTTGCCCGAGGCCATGTCGAACGTCTCGCCACCAGTGCCGATAGGCGTGCTGGGATCGGACGATTTGCGCCCGGTTTTAAAGTCGTCGAGCATGATTCGCTTGGGAAGCACGCTGTTGAGAATAAACGTCTGGCAGTCGGCCACACTCATCTCGGCAATGCTATCCATACCGTTGGCATAGAGATAGCCGCGGATGCTGTGGTTGGTGGGCCCGAAGAAGGTCATGTCTTTGCCATAGCTGGAGGTGCCTTGGAAAAGAGAAACTAGGTTGGCTCGACGGGCCATGACGCGCAACGAGTCCCAGTTGTAGGGGTCGGTGGCGAAATAGTCCCACATCGTTGTGGCGTGATTGCCGTTGGCCGAGCCCGAGTCTTCGATGTTATACTTGGTGCAACCGGCCGCAAAGCAAAGGGCAACGGTTGCGAAGAGGATATAAAATAGTCGTTTCATACTTGCGTTGGATGGGTGATAAACGATTGTTGCGACAGACGACTCTTACTGGTAGGCCTGCCAATAGGGTTTTTGACGAATCACGGTGTTGGTGATATGCCCGTCTCTATCTTGCCAGGCACTTGGCGGAATGGGCAGGACGAGCGCGCCGTCTTTGATTTCGCGCTTGGTGAGAACGGTGAACTTGCCTTGCAGTTCGTCCTTGACGTAGTTGTTGCGGAGGATGTCTGCATAGCGCGAATCGTTCTCTGCGATGAACTCTTTCTCTCTTTCCCGGAAAATAGCTTTCTGCAATCCCTCGGTATCATAGAGAGATGGATAGGTCAAGGCTCCGGCTCTGTTGCGAATCACGTTCAAGTCGGCCTCGGCAGAAGCCGTGTTTCCTAACTTGGCATAGCACTCGGCGCGCAACAGATAGAAGTCGGCCAGTCGCCAATAAACGTAGTCGGCATTGATGGTTCGATAGACCTTGCCCGACTGCGACGACTGATCGGGGTCCATCACGGCCGTTCTGAACTTGTACATCACAGCATAGTCGATGCCGTTCGCTTTGTGTTGCTGGTCGATTTCGTAGAAGAAGGCTTTCCGACGCAGGTCGGTAGCGTCGGGGAAGAGGGCGTCTATCGTCGATTTATAAAGCCTGTAAGAGGGATTCACGGCGATGTCGGCCGGCGTTTGGTTCTCGTCCACGGGCCAACTAACGAAACCTCGCGCCACCTCATTGGGCGAAGAGGTGTCTGCCGAACGAATTTTATCGAAGAGAAGACTGAAGACTACCTCCGGATTGGTTTTGCTCGGGTCGGAGAGAAACTGGCAAAGCGTCTCGGGATTGGCACACAACGAGTAGTTGCCTGCTTTGCCTTCGATGAGCCGAGTGGCATATTCCACCGACTTCGTATAGGCTTCTTGTGCATTGCCGGGCAAGCCGTAGAGATCGATGATGCTGCCTTTCCAAGCGTAAAGATGGGCCAAGAGGGCCGCACAAGTGCCTTTCGAGGCCACTTGTCGGTTGGTGATGGGCGTCCCATCGATGTCTCTGAGTTTGTCGTAAGTGGGCAAAAGATCGTACGCTTTCAGGGCATGCGCAATAGCAGTGTTCACTACTTCGAGCTGCGGAGAGGCCGGATAGGCTTTGATGACCCACGAATTCTCGGTGATAATGGCATCGCCGTAACGCTGGGCAACAAGAAAATAACCCAAGCCTAAGCCAAATTCGGCTTGCCCCTTGTGGTAGTTAGCGCGGTCTTGGCTCAG from Prevotella sp. oral taxon 475 encodes:
- a CDS encoding pitrilysin family protein translates to MKTIHNHRAKAWGRAVCTLLLAVLSVAAGAANRALRQGKLPNGLTYYIYNDGSTPGEAQFYLYQNVGAVLEKNDEIGLAHVLEHLAFNATDHFPQGVMTWLRKNNLSDFEAYTGLDDTRYAVHNVPVDRPEVLDQMFLLLKDWCHGIKIQPADVEKERGIILEEWRRREGIDRRLTDSIARVVYNGSLYAQRNVIGSEQRLHAFTAKDVRRFYDKWYRPRLQFVAVIGDVDLDATENKLKQVLSTLPDKPTPYDAEARRIAPNAQPLYMRFVDRENTAPSFGLYQRKEVRNEVSTDERTRRFLFAQMFNKLAPRRFARLKNADKEAFIAASVSYSPLVRDNNQVAFDVVPYAQQTEEALQQMLSVRAALGKEGFGRQEFEAQKAEMYKGMKEALEAKGLGTPDNVMDLCRQNFLYGTPITDFREQIQHNLEVLVELEVEDINAWMHSLLDDNNLAFVTYSRTPDEMNITQSAFLTALAAAKQMKQASEPQVETLARLDLSTLVPGKITAEKDLKKLGTKEWLLSNGARVLYKYLPEAKGRIFFAGSSEGGRSAVAPQDVADYTAMRALLMQTGVANYNRNQLASWLQGKDFELSLSPGDYSNGIGGNTSVADADAFFGYLHLVLARQNFSKSVFEKYVQRSKYLYRNRNLTGMEAVQDSIRRLLFPASAANPEQDEAFFDAMRYERLAEMFNRHYGNAAHFTYCLVGDVSEAQARQWVTRYIASLKGDARVPKPKAVPMNFASKEREINRTFTAELDGDMAEIELSYTHTLRLTDKEQAAFEVLRALLENRYFEELREKRHATYTVGVKADYTSQPAPSETLSLHLSTSRQQADEVLALVHQILDDVRQGRFSQDEFKAAVVPLAVDEQTPPGNDSAANPQLWMGLLNVYAESGEMITPAESAAVEPVFSTLTPADIKAVAAKVLETAAKREIIVKSLPPSGKLS
- a CDS encoding Dps family protein; its protein translation is MRTTNYLSLDEKKVSHVVVALNQLLADYQVFYANLRGLHWNVKGKGFFQLHAKYEGYYNDAAEKVDEIAERILQLGGTPENRFSEYLKVATLKEDGFTPAGGDGMRRVLDSLAVLIKQERHIVELASEAEDEVTVGLMDDFLAGQEKNVWMISAFLEECSCAHQ
- the cas9 gene encoding type II CRISPR RNA-guided endonuclease Cas9 (Cas9, originally named Csn1, is the large, multifunctional signature protein of type II CRISPR/Cas systems. It is well known even to general audiences because its RNA-guided endonuclease activity has made it a popular tool for custom editing of eukaryotic genomes.), encoding MKIILGLDLGVASIGWALIFTTDDGEPIKILALGERIVSIDPDNSKEFATGATCTLNQKKTKAKTIRKGYFRYVQRREALTAELRHLGMMPNEALIKLPVLDLWQLRANAATEGVKLSLGEIGRVLYHINQRRGYKHAKSDVSSDSKQKEYVKAVNARYLMIQEQQQTIGQYFALKLKETAVTSEKGVFYTFRIKDQVFPREAYEEEFDRVIECQRNFYPELLTDKVIDKLRNYIIFYQRHGKSCKHLVSVCDFERKPYKDEKGKVFYNGPKVAAKSNPLYQIEKIWEEVNNISLRNKKGEELEITLAQKRELFNYLNTHEILRLTVLYKILGISKRDGWSANDAIKRGLKGNKTFVQLQKALEGIEDSEKLLRFELNNLSTVVCDEVTGELLQVVNPDCIEQPLYRLWHAIYSIKDKKQLRDTLRKNFRIEDDTTINMLYNIDFTKDGYGNKSVKVIRRLLPYLQAGLKYNEACEYIGINHSNSLTKEENMQRTLLDKLPPIRKNELRQPIVEKILNQMINVVNAIILKYGRPDTIRVELARELKQSKEERKLMSDGIAAREKEKKRDSKILEEKEIPPTKNRLERYRLWKETGERCMYCGNGINLNEFLRGGEVETEHIIPKALLFDNSYSNKTCSCRECNRKKGRRTAYEYVSSLGEERFEVYLNVVKMLYDEGKISKTKMDRLLMKSEDIPQDFINRDLRQTQYISRKAMELLKKICYDVTATSGHVTSFIRHTWGYDTILHQLNFNRYKQGGLTEIVQFEHRGSKHEREVISGWSKRLDHRHHAIDALVIAMTKQSVIQRLNTLNTCRDEMYQEVESEKKEWRDDYSLLEQWLRELKHFSVEEVQRAIAKTLVSYKVNRKITSPGTRAVYSKRKREVVQRGILIPRGVLHEDSVYGKIKIQGDLNPSYVLKYKLGVGAVGFVFTGKETYEETIKPNRKTGLDEVKVKDDIANTLMSIVDGNIRNRIKQRLNIGFPEGKDYRNDPKKALNNLRNLDDHPLYADDACKIPIKSVRCRTGLSAVVPLRYNEKGQAIGFVKTGNNHHVAIYRDRQGNYHEIIVTFWQAVNRKRYGIPVIIEQPSTLWEAISNGSQQQIPPSVLETFPEPEWTFVVSMQKNESFILGMEEDDYQRAMAEKDYIALGKNLYVVQNISSMVYRFCLATTTIFDSKRMNKPDKRFFNIQSFQAFFDKNPHKIKIDLLGEIVND
- a CDS encoding thioredoxin family protein, which translates into the protein MKKLILLLLLFVALVAKAEDSDKGIRFFKGSFAEALVEANKQNKPLFVDFYAVWCVPCKHMAKEVFTQEEVGAYFNAHFISLQVDAEKPGNVEIAKQYKVEAYPTVAFIAPDGKALAVNVGAMNREELLEAAKIVAGESISFEQLYDGYKKNPADLDLQQQLLLKAPNFLAAQEGMDADKWATRIQKLYKTYIAAKKGEKLINKNDYLIIYTLEGDEDKAHKQEMVDFICQHLPAWKAAVGDPAAYYVVMANDAWAEDLAKDGDLKYKDCVEKIKGAYKDAYAVVGLEAISPYDRAQLYYDALYNLYKNKDVKGYVKAMQTLLSKLGANARPTDYGKAAQDLYMAAGKKLTPENHRQAIQWVEKALQGDDAVMERVNYLVMIGDSYRELKDYTKAREYYNQGFAESLRMEGMEMPQAMVQGAIKQKLATLELLEK